A genomic window from Ignavibacteria bacterium includes:
- a CDS encoding T9SS type A sorting domain-containing protein, producing MKTFTTSTWIKLAIWIVLLIIQLCSVHASDWVKVHGSQGVDIANYTAIDNSGNVYVTGLGGSVTMKSTLIKYDPSGNIVWQRTFDGAGSGHGMGLKLLIDPQGNIFVFSSIYGFGQDYDFYIIKYDPSGNVISSARYGLTGSDEGFNDACFDNNGNIVVVVSGKTTSLSTDEDIIIMKYNNMCVVQQWQSFNQSGSVEYARKLLINSNNEIFIIGSTTTNGNQNLLVLKYSSLFQYQNMYVYSGYVNLADYSNSAVLHPAGGIVVAGVTQNTAISSDFTIIKLTNNLSYEWMNANNFQYEAASANDLTISGGIIYATGGTSNGNRTYAMTVAYDFNGTILWSHSYSRDTSTNGLNSAFCIKADNFGNIYTAGVSGSHSTSFDAMILKYNTTGTLQFAYNYNGTGFGMDYFKSLETDQYGKIYACGFTFVSGNNPEFITVKLTGSLTGINSSNSQIPADFSLKQNYPNPFNPSTKIEFSIAKATFVKMAVYDITGKEVEVLVNENLSAGSFEVDFNASKLTSGVYFCKITAGEFTDVKKMMLTK from the coding sequence ATGAAAACATTCACAACTTCAACATGGATCAAGTTAGCAATCTGGATAGTATTATTAATTATTCAACTTTGTTCAGTACATGCCAGTGATTGGGTTAAGGTACATGGCTCACAGGGAGTTGATATCGCAAACTATACGGCAATTGATAACTCCGGAAACGTATATGTTACTGGCTTAGGCGGTTCAGTCACCATGAAATCTACGCTCATCAAATATGATCCATCAGGGAATATTGTTTGGCAAAGAACCTTTGATGGAGCCGGTTCCGGGCATGGCATGGGACTAAAACTGTTGATCGATCCCCAGGGTAATATTTTCGTTTTCAGCTCTATATACGGTTTCGGACAGGATTATGATTTTTATATCATAAAGTATGATCCTAGCGGAAATGTAATTAGTTCTGCCAGGTACGGTCTAACAGGCTCTGATGAAGGTTTTAACGATGCATGTTTTGATAATAATGGTAATATAGTTGTTGTGGTTTCAGGTAAAACAACCTCTCTCAGTACCGATGAAGATATCATTATAATGAAATACAACAATATGTGTGTTGTTCAGCAGTGGCAGTCATTTAATCAGTCCGGTTCAGTTGAATACGCAAGAAAACTGCTTATAAACAGTAACAATGAAATATTTATTATCGGGTCAACTACAACAAACGGTAACCAGAATTTGCTTGTTTTAAAATACAGTTCACTTTTTCAATATCAGAATATGTATGTATATTCAGGATATGTAAATCTGGCTGATTATTCTAACTCGGCTGTATTACATCCGGCGGGCGGGATAGTTGTAGCAGGTGTAACACAAAATACTGCCATTTCTTCTGACTTTACAATCATTAAGCTTACTAACAATTTATCGTATGAATGGATGAATGCAAACAATTTCCAGTACGAAGCAGCTTCTGCCAATGATTTAACAATTTCAGGCGGAATAATTTACGCAACAGGCGGAACTTCTAATGGTAATCGTACCTATGCTATGACTGTTGCATATGATTTCAACGGCACTATTCTTTGGAGCCATAGCTATTCAAGAGATACATCTACCAATGGTCTTAACAGCGCATTTTGCATAAAAGCTGATAACTTCGGAAATATTTACACAGCCGGAGTATCGGGTAGCCACTCTACAAGTTTTGATGCTATGATATTGAAATACAATACAACAGGCACACTTCAATTTGCATACAACTATAACGGTACCGGTTTCGGTATGGATTACTTTAAATCTTTGGAAACTGATCAATATGGTAAAATTTATGCCTGCGGATTTACCTTTGTCAGTGGGAATAATCCTGAATTCATTACCGTTAAGCTTACAGGTTCATTAACTGGGATTAACTCTTCCAATTCTCAAATTCCCGCAGACTTCAGCCTGAAACAGAATTACCCGAATCCTTTTAATCCAAGCACAAAGATCGAATTCAGTATTGCTAAGGCAACTTTCGTAAAAATGGCTGTATATGATATCACAGGTAAGGAAGTTGAAGTATTGGTAAATGAAAACCTGAGTGCAGGATCATTTGAAGTGGATTTTAATGCTTCTAAATTAACAAGCGGTGTCTATTTCTGCAAAATTACAGCAGGTGAGTTTACTGATGTAAAAAAGATGATGCTCACAAAATAA
- a CDS encoding T9SS type A sorting domain-containing protein — MKRTIKYIYILTAMLYALPLISQWSADTRLTNNTALSTVPLNNARCISSSGQLVVTVWQDSRDGNSEIYAKRSTNAGISWSNDARLTNNTFSSEYPSVEVSGATIHTAWVDGRDGNYEIYYKRSGDAGINWSNDIRLSNNSSVSEKPSITLFNSTVVIVWDDQRDGNQEIYMIHSTDAGLNWGTETRITNNNAISDYPDMAITSSAWHIVWRDLRQGPPQVYYKRSTNSGLNWSADTRIINTTTEAENISVDASGTYVHVCWADFRDSDYEIYYKRSTDNGSTWQADTRMTASTGNSSQPNISASGNYVHLVWDDDRTGNVQLYYRKSSNYGESWDTELRLVNTVLTARQPSVNISDQVVHLAWEDSRDGNPEIYYKRNPTGNPVGISGMNTEIPDEFSLSQNYPNPFNPTTNFEFSIPQAEFVNLTIYDAMGRNVESLQNGMLKPGTYKADWNASNYPSGVYFYKLTSGSFTETKKMILLK; from the coding sequence ATGAAAAGAACTATAAAATACATCTATATCTTAACGGCAATGCTCTATGCATTGCCGTTAATTTCCCAATGGTCAGCAGATACCCGGCTGACGAACAATACTGCTTTATCTACCGTACCCCTTAACAATGCAAGGTGTATATCCTCATCAGGTCAATTGGTCGTAACTGTCTGGCAGGATTCAAGGGATGGTAACAGTGAAATTTACGCTAAACGTTCAACTAATGCCGGTATTAGCTGGAGCAATGACGCAAGATTGACAAACAATACTTTCTCATCAGAATATCCATCGGTCGAAGTCTCGGGAGCTACAATACATACTGCCTGGGTGGATGGCCGTGACGGCAATTATGAAATATATTATAAAAGGTCCGGAGATGCCGGAATAAACTGGAGCAATGATATCAGGTTAAGCAATAACTCTTCAGTTTCTGAAAAACCAAGTATAACACTCTTTAATTCAACTGTTGTTATTGTGTGGGATGACCAGAGAGACGGCAACCAGGAAATTTACATGATCCACTCAACCGATGCGGGTCTGAACTGGGGTACTGAAACACGTATCACAAACAACAACGCCATTTCAGACTATCCCGATATGGCTATTACTTCTTCAGCATGGCACATTGTTTGGCGTGATCTGAGGCAGGGTCCGCCGCAGGTGTATTATAAACGTTCAACCAATAGCGGTTTAAACTGGTCAGCGGATACCCGCATTATTAATACAACTACAGAAGCCGAAAATATTTCAGTTGACGCATCCGGTACATATGTTCACGTTTGCTGGGCAGATTTCAGAGATTCCGATTACGAGATCTATTATAAACGCTCTACTGATAATGGTTCTACTTGGCAGGCAGATACAAGAATGACAGCAAGTACAGGCAATTCGTCCCAGCCCAACATTTCAGCCTCCGGTAATTATGTTCATTTGGTCTGGGATGATGACAGGACAGGCAATGTCCAGCTGTATTACAGAAAATCATCAAACTACGGGGAATCATGGGATACAGAACTCAGGCTTGTTAACACAGTTTTGACAGCCAGGCAGCCCTCTGTTAACATTTCAGATCAGGTAGTTCATTTAGCATGGGAAGACAGCAGGGATGGCAATCCTGAAATTTACTACAAAAGGAATCCAACAGGCAATCCGGTGGGAATTTCAGGCATGAATACTGAAATTCCCGATGAATTTTCGCTTTCACAAAACTACCCCAATCCCTTCAACCCAACAACTAATTTCGAGTTCAGTATTCCGCAGGCGGAATTTGTCAACCTCACAATTTACGACGCTATGGGCAGAAATGTAGAATCATTACAAAATGGTATGCTGAAACCGGGTACTTACAAAGCTGACTGGAACGCTTCTAACTATCCAAGCGGAGTTTATTTTTACAAACTAACTTCAGGCAGTTTCACTGAAACTAAAAAAATGATTCTGCTAAAATAA